The proteins below come from a single Sorghum bicolor cultivar BTx623 chromosome 4, Sorghum_bicolor_NCBIv3, whole genome shotgun sequence genomic window:
- the LOC8066202 gene encoding WD repeat-containing protein 44 isoform X1, translating into MSVEEEVERGEEEEEEEDLFYESLDRILSSSGSSTSASDDDDGADRPRRSRGCDAPAAAAALDLWTSQPASVQERRRRLLQLMGLAGDPSLAGFETGRSASEDAAGPPPASPVSRSRSGGASLGSAGKPPLGGGRLRSSLSDGSDAADEDPRCLIRNLDDGREYVVREEFGLREVGTGRHLTVEELARSPIVQELMRRQAFSTPNSNCTSNSQSGASTPIERSSSGSSNGGARYKRRSAWLRSIRCVAGSLVTHSRDRRSSDEKDTSSEKGGHHSSSATDDSQDSIPRHGPARVKVRQYGKSYKELSGLFMTQQIQAHNGSIWTIKFSPDGRYLASAGEDCIIHVWEVLEFERAGKEREVKENGVCNPLVAMVCNESSETMASSAAPTGSHWEKKMRAKVLHSGGSVSSDRLMVPEYVFALSEKPVITFAGHSEDVLDLSWSKSQFLQYLLSSSMDKTVRLWHMSSTYCLKTFSHTDYVTCVQFNPVDDRYFISGSLDEKVRIWSIPNREIVDWVDLHEMVTAACYTPDGKGALVGSHKGSCHLYDTSDDMLCYKTQIDLQNKRRKSSQKKITGFQFVPGDSSVVIITSADSRIRVLDGFELVHRFKGFRNTSSQISACLTGNGRYIISASEDSHVYVWRNNDGLKPSRKKGIVSVTNTHEHFHCESVTVAVTWPFTSTTMNSLMNPRKQEELDRGSENDYSLQGLQTKLTKEQEMPDVEYRSINITSNNSDHNGDRTYPTWPEELITPSNQSLRATTCHANGGDQALNRSAWGLVIVTAGRGGQIRTFQNFGFPVRV; encoded by the exons ATGagcgtggaggaggaggtggagcgcggggaggaagaggaagaggaggaggacctgTTCTACGAGTCGCTCGACCGCATCCTCTCCTCCTCGGGCTCCTCCACCTCCGCctcggacgacgacgacggcgccgaCCGCCCGCGCCGCAGCCGCGGCTGCGATGCGCCGGCCGCGGCAGCGGCGCTCGACCTGTGGACCTCCCAGCCAGCGTCCGTCCAGGAGCGGCGCCGCCGGCTGCTCCAGCTCATGGGGCTCGCCGGGGATCCTTCCCTCGCCGGATTTGAGACGGGCCGGTCCGCCTCCGAAGACGCCGCGGGCCCGCCCCCGGCCTCTCCCGTCTCGCGGTCCAGATCAGGCGGGGCCTCCCTGGGCTCCGCCGGGAAGCCGCCACTCGGGGGCGGCCGTCTGCGGTCCTCCTTGTCCGACGGCTCCGATGCTGCCGACGAGGACCCCAGGTGCTTGATCAGGAACCTTGACGACGGCAGAGAGTACGTGGTGAGGGAAGAATTCGGTCTCCGCGAGGTCGGCACGGGGCGCCACCTTACCGTTGAGGAGTTGGCCCGCTCACCTATTGTTCAGGAGCTTATGCGCCGCCAGGCTTTCAGTACTCCCAACTCCAACTGCACCTCAAATTCCCAAAGTGGCGCCTCCACGCCGATCGAGAGGTCGAGCTCAGGTTCCAGCAACGGTGGGGCGCGCTACAAGCGCCGTAGCGCCTGGCTCCGCAGCATCCGCTGCGTAGCTGGCTCCTTGGTCACCCACTCCCGTGACCGCCGCAGCAGCGACGAGAAGGACACGTCTTCAGAGAAAGGCGGCCACCACTCCAGCTCCGCCACGGATGACAGCCAGGACAGTATTCCACGCCATGGCCCCGCCCGTGTCAAGGTGCGGCAGTACGGGAAGTCATATAAGGAGCTCAGTGGCCTGTTTATGACACAGCAGATACAGGCACACAATGGTTCCATCTGGACCATCAAATTTAGTCCCGATGGCCGCTACCTTGCGAGTGCCGGGGAGGATTGCATAATCCATGTTTGGGAGGTATTGGAGTTCGAGAGGGCAGGGAAGGAGAGGGAGGTGAAGGAGAATGGGGTGTGCAATCCACTTGTTGCTATGGTCTGCAATGAGTCATCAGAGACGATGGCGTCATCAGCTGCTCCAACTGGGAGCCATTGGGAGAAGAAGATGCGAGCAAAGGTACTGCACAGCGGGGGATCGGTGAGCTCAGACAGGTTGATGGTGCCCGAGTATGTGTTTGCACTGTCCGAGAAGCCTGTGATAACCTTTGCAGGCCATTCAGAGGATGTGCTTGATCTCAGCTGGTCCAAATCTCAG TTCCTGCAGTATTTGCTTTCATCATCAATGGATAAAACAGTACGGTTGTGGCACATGTCAAGCACTTATTGTTTGAAAACCTTCTCACATACTGACTATG TGACTTGCGTCCAGTTCAATCCTGTTGATGATAGATACTTCATTAGTGGTTCCCTGGATGAAAAGGTTCGTATCTGGAGTATTCCAAACCGTGAAATTGTTGATTGGGTTGATCTTCATGAAATGGTTACTGCTGCCTGCTATACTCCAGACGGAAAG GGCGCGCTGGTTGGGTCCCACAAAGGCAGTTGCCATCTGTATGATACATCTG ATGATATGCTTTGCTACAAAACACAGATCGACCTGCAAAACAAGAGAAGAAAATCTAGCCAGAAGAAAATAACAGGATTTCAG tttgtcccaggggattcttcagtGGTCATAATCACATCTGCAGATTCACGAATCAGAGTTCTTGATGGTTTTGAGCTAGTTCATAGGTTTAAAG GATTCCGAAACACCAGCAGCCAAATCTCAGCTTGTTTAACAGGAAATGGGCGGTATATTATCTCGGCAAGTGAGGATTCCCATGTATATGTCTGGAGGAACAATGATGGTTTGAAACCAAGTAGAAAGAAGGGCATTGTTTCTGTTACAAATACCCATGAACACTTCCACTGCGAGAGTGTGACAGTTGCTGTTACCTGGCCTTTTACCAGCACCACGATGAATTCTTTAATGAACCCCAGGAAACAAGAAGAGCTTGATCGTGGGTCTGAGAATGACTATTCACTGCAAGGTCTGCAAACCAAACTTACTAAGGAACAGGAGATGCCGGATGTTGAGTACCGGAGCATAAATATCACAAGTAACAACTCGGATCATAATGGTGACCGGACATATCCGACTTGGCCTGAAGAACTTATCACACCATCAAATCAGAGTCTCAGGGCTACTACCTGCCATGCCAACGGTGGAGATCAAGCTCTGAATCGGTCGGCCTGGGGCCTGGTAATTGTCACAGCAGGCCGTGGAGGTCAAATCAGAACATTTCAAAACTTTGGCTTTCCTGTAAGAGTATAG
- the LOC8066202 gene encoding WD repeat-containing protein 44 isoform X2, translated as MSVEEEVERGEEEEEEEDLFYESLDRILSSSGSSTSASDDDDGADRPRRSRGCDAPAAAAALDLWTSQPASVQERRRRLLQLMGLAGDPSLAGFETGRSASEDAAGPPPASPVSRSRSGGASLGSAGKPPLGGGRLRSSLSDGSDAADEDPRCLIRNLDDGREYVVREEFGLREVGTGRHLTVEELARSPIVQELMRRQAFSTPNSNCTSNSQSGASTPIERSSSGSSNGGARYKRRSAWLRSIRCVAGSLVTHSRDRRSSDEKDTSSEKGGHHSSSATDDSQDSIPRHGPARVKVRQYGKSYKELSGLFMTQQIQAHNGSIWTIKFSPDGRYLASAGEDCIIHVWEVLEFERAGKEREVKENGVCNPLVAMVCNESSETMASSAAPTGSHWEKKMRAKVLHSGGSVSSDRLMVPEYVFALSEKPVITFAGHSEDVLDLSWSKSQYLLSSSMDKTVRLWHMSSTYCLKTFSHTDYVTCVQFNPVDDRYFISGSLDEKVRIWSIPNREIVDWVDLHEMVTAACYTPDGKGALVGSHKGSCHLYDTSDDMLCYKTQIDLQNKRRKSSQKKITGFQFVPGDSSVVIITSADSRIRVLDGFELVHRFKGFRNTSSQISACLTGNGRYIISASEDSHVYVWRNNDGLKPSRKKGIVSVTNTHEHFHCESVTVAVTWPFTSTTMNSLMNPRKQEELDRGSENDYSLQGLQTKLTKEQEMPDVEYRSINITSNNSDHNGDRTYPTWPEELITPSNQSLRATTCHANGGDQALNRSAWGLVIVTAGRGGQIRTFQNFGFPVRV; from the exons ATGagcgtggaggaggaggtggagcgcggggaggaagaggaagaggaggaggacctgTTCTACGAGTCGCTCGACCGCATCCTCTCCTCCTCGGGCTCCTCCACCTCCGCctcggacgacgacgacggcgccgaCCGCCCGCGCCGCAGCCGCGGCTGCGATGCGCCGGCCGCGGCAGCGGCGCTCGACCTGTGGACCTCCCAGCCAGCGTCCGTCCAGGAGCGGCGCCGCCGGCTGCTCCAGCTCATGGGGCTCGCCGGGGATCCTTCCCTCGCCGGATTTGAGACGGGCCGGTCCGCCTCCGAAGACGCCGCGGGCCCGCCCCCGGCCTCTCCCGTCTCGCGGTCCAGATCAGGCGGGGCCTCCCTGGGCTCCGCCGGGAAGCCGCCACTCGGGGGCGGCCGTCTGCGGTCCTCCTTGTCCGACGGCTCCGATGCTGCCGACGAGGACCCCAGGTGCTTGATCAGGAACCTTGACGACGGCAGAGAGTACGTGGTGAGGGAAGAATTCGGTCTCCGCGAGGTCGGCACGGGGCGCCACCTTACCGTTGAGGAGTTGGCCCGCTCACCTATTGTTCAGGAGCTTATGCGCCGCCAGGCTTTCAGTACTCCCAACTCCAACTGCACCTCAAATTCCCAAAGTGGCGCCTCCACGCCGATCGAGAGGTCGAGCTCAGGTTCCAGCAACGGTGGGGCGCGCTACAAGCGCCGTAGCGCCTGGCTCCGCAGCATCCGCTGCGTAGCTGGCTCCTTGGTCACCCACTCCCGTGACCGCCGCAGCAGCGACGAGAAGGACACGTCTTCAGAGAAAGGCGGCCACCACTCCAGCTCCGCCACGGATGACAGCCAGGACAGTATTCCACGCCATGGCCCCGCCCGTGTCAAGGTGCGGCAGTACGGGAAGTCATATAAGGAGCTCAGTGGCCTGTTTATGACACAGCAGATACAGGCACACAATGGTTCCATCTGGACCATCAAATTTAGTCCCGATGGCCGCTACCTTGCGAGTGCCGGGGAGGATTGCATAATCCATGTTTGGGAGGTATTGGAGTTCGAGAGGGCAGGGAAGGAGAGGGAGGTGAAGGAGAATGGGGTGTGCAATCCACTTGTTGCTATGGTCTGCAATGAGTCATCAGAGACGATGGCGTCATCAGCTGCTCCAACTGGGAGCCATTGGGAGAAGAAGATGCGAGCAAAGGTACTGCACAGCGGGGGATCGGTGAGCTCAGACAGGTTGATGGTGCCCGAGTATGTGTTTGCACTGTCCGAGAAGCCTGTGATAACCTTTGCAGGCCATTCAGAGGATGTGCTTGATCTCAGCTGGTCCAAATCTCAG TATTTGCTTTCATCATCAATGGATAAAACAGTACGGTTGTGGCACATGTCAAGCACTTATTGTTTGAAAACCTTCTCACATACTGACTATG TGACTTGCGTCCAGTTCAATCCTGTTGATGATAGATACTTCATTAGTGGTTCCCTGGATGAAAAGGTTCGTATCTGGAGTATTCCAAACCGTGAAATTGTTGATTGGGTTGATCTTCATGAAATGGTTACTGCTGCCTGCTATACTCCAGACGGAAAG GGCGCGCTGGTTGGGTCCCACAAAGGCAGTTGCCATCTGTATGATACATCTG ATGATATGCTTTGCTACAAAACACAGATCGACCTGCAAAACAAGAGAAGAAAATCTAGCCAGAAGAAAATAACAGGATTTCAG tttgtcccaggggattcttcagtGGTCATAATCACATCTGCAGATTCACGAATCAGAGTTCTTGATGGTTTTGAGCTAGTTCATAGGTTTAAAG GATTCCGAAACACCAGCAGCCAAATCTCAGCTTGTTTAACAGGAAATGGGCGGTATATTATCTCGGCAAGTGAGGATTCCCATGTATATGTCTGGAGGAACAATGATGGTTTGAAACCAAGTAGAAAGAAGGGCATTGTTTCTGTTACAAATACCCATGAACACTTCCACTGCGAGAGTGTGACAGTTGCTGTTACCTGGCCTTTTACCAGCACCACGATGAATTCTTTAATGAACCCCAGGAAACAAGAAGAGCTTGATCGTGGGTCTGAGAATGACTATTCACTGCAAGGTCTGCAAACCAAACTTACTAAGGAACAGGAGATGCCGGATGTTGAGTACCGGAGCATAAATATCACAAGTAACAACTCGGATCATAATGGTGACCGGACATATCCGACTTGGCCTGAAGAACTTATCACACCATCAAATCAGAGTCTCAGGGCTACTACCTGCCATGCCAACGGTGGAGATCAAGCTCTGAATCGGTCGGCCTGGGGCCTGGTAATTGTCACAGCAGGCCGTGGAGGTCAAATCAGAACATTTCAAAACTTTGGCTTTCCTGTAAGAGTATAG